The following is a genomic window from Manihot esculenta cultivar AM560-2 chromosome 9, M.esculenta_v8, whole genome shotgun sequence.
TTCCATTCCGACTGATAACCAAAGGGCACTGTTTCAGTTGCATTTGATTTGCTAGCCCTCCATTTCACTTCCATAGCTTCTAGGTTTGGCCTGATACTTGAATGTCATTGTGAAAACTGTGCCACCTGTATCTAATTAACGTGATGCCTAATATTTGTTTTCTTCAGGACAATTATGGTGGATATATGGTCGCATTTGCTGGGAGAAAATATGCTGCAAGGTCGCTTCCTGCTTTTGTCGCAAACAGCACATACACTGTGACAAGCTTCACTCTGGTAAGAGAAGATTTTGTATCCATTATGATTTCAGGTTTACATTTATAAGATAAACGGAAACCCATTAGTTTTCCGTGAACATTTGTTTGttatcatcattatcatcatcttTATTAAATGCAGGTTCTTGAGTTTAAGAAGGGCAGGCTGCAAAACCTTTACTGGAAAAGGGATGGATGCACTAGATGTACGGGAAACAATAACTTTGTTTGTCTTAACAATCAGGATTGTGCAATCAGAACATCGAACTGCAAAAACCATGGAGGTTCAGTAGATTGCAGCCTTGGTATCCAATTGGCCTTCTCTGGCACGGATAAGCATCTTGCAGTTCTCAACTCATGGTATGAGGTGGAAAATCTGAGGCAGTACTCACTTTTTGGCCTTTACTCAAATCTCAGGAATTCTCTGACTAGCCAGTATAATAAGATATTTTAATTGTGCTTATAGAAGTTTTGCTCCTGATTTGTTGGAATTTTCCCCTCCTTGATTTTGAAGTTGCCCACCTCTACCCTTTGCTGATGAGTGCTTCCACTCGCATGTTGCCATCTCTTTGCGGTTATTGTGTGTAAATTTAGAAATACTATCGGTTTTTTGTGATTatatatgaaaaagaaaaagagaaaatgttACAGTTGAAATTTCAATTCATGATGCCTTTTAAAGTTTGGAGATGGTTGACATTTGCTATTTTTATTGTTGCTCTTTTCCTAATTGGCTTGGAGCTTGAAAGAGTGTCTGTTTGCTTGTGATACCACTGAGCTTGTTTTTGAAGTGATGCTCAAGTGCCTGAAATTAATTCTTCCTTGTTAATCCCTAGATGGAGTGTGGAAAACTGAATCGAAAAAGGTTGAAAATCAAATACTGCAATGTCTATTTTTTATAGACTGAAGCAAATcgaaataagaattaaataggCACATAGAATCTCCAAAGCAATTGCTGGAGATTGAACAAATgagagaagaaaggaagaatGGAGAAAGAAGTACGAGTTTAGCATTGAACGGAGTGGAGATCGAGGATGGAGCACACTAATGGAAGTGTGAACGTGTTGAAgcaaatgaaaatttaattcataattagactttttttttttttgataaggGATGGGTTTGGAGGATTGCAACTGCCAGACCAAGCCCGCGAATATCAGTAGAATTATTACTTAATTATATTTGCAGAATTATTACTTAATTCTTacatcatatataaatttattaattagtattttaattttaaaaaatatattaaaatattttttatatctaaaaaaaattattaattaattatttagttttagcgttaaatattataaaaagtttaaaatattatgaaaagattaattaataatttatttaaaatttaaaggattaaataataaatttttttaaaattataaaaattaaatagtaaaatatttaaaaaaaagtaattaataaattttttaaaatattaaaaatattttaatatatattttaaaaattaaaaaattaattaaaatttttttctatattgtaAACATTAAATAGTAATATGTGAATATCGTAACTATAATTTACTGATCGTcctcttattttataaattcatgTTTTATACGgcattccaaaaaaaaaaagtagatgCATATACACATCTCATCCCTCTAGCATCAAAGGAGAAATAGAAAAGTAAGTGATATATTGAATGTGCATTTATTTAaggtattttaaaaaaaaaaacacattattctttattttaaatactaaaacatTTGTTTAGAGTTTAAATATTTGTCAATCATTCAAACCCTAATTGAAATcaatagttaaaaaattaataaaaatacctATATATTAGGTAAGCTATTGGAGGtccaactttgttatgatgagCGTTATGCCTAATAAATTAATTCAGactagatattaaaaaaaaatggataTATTAGTAGCTCATCCATTGATTGGATAATATGttatatataaatgaaaaagaGAATGTCATTTGCCATTAATTAATGTTCTTACatgtttttaagaaaataaatcatATGTGAATGTGATGTTGTAACTAATTTTGTCAGCTTATTTTAATTAGTCTGTCCACTTTGTTTAATTTATGTCAAATGCggtcaattaaatttaatttaagttattAATGAATATTAAGTATTTAACTCCAAATAAATGCACATTCATATATCAAATTCTCACACCCTATAGAAGAATTAAGTCATACCAAACGTAAAAGAAAGTAATTTcaccatatttaaaaaaaaaaactataaacatataaataaggattttataataattaaatctgtaattaattgattgaatagataaaaaatgaattatttgcTTATAAAGTAATACATTATATATAAATGAAAGCAAATGTAAATTAAATTTACcattgtatatattttttttaaagtaaaattactgattgtattaataaaaaattctatCCAATAAAAAGAGATATCATTCCAAACAAAGAGATGATTATACCTAATAAATTCTCTAGTCAAAGTACGGGCAGTTAGAATAGCGTTGCGACgaacccatctaacagaaatatcagttatagagtctaacaaagattCACAATCATTTGAAGTCAAActtctgcataagataatttgacaaaaatgcTTCTCAAGCGCCCGTCTAAACTCctacataagataatttagcAAAAATATTCCTCCTTATTTCTCATTTCTCGagcataaataattaaagttttccGAATAAAACCATGGAACAAAacttctacgagataaaactcgaataaagtTCCAAGGCTGACGTTGTCATTGCGATTCCGAAAACTAATAATAATccgtaaacctccattgaacattaccttccgaaacaaccgaatcaataaaatttgaagaaaagccaaccCCAGAAACAGACACATAACTTTTTCACATTAACGAAAGGTTTTCTTCCAatccttgtctattgactgagaagcaaccatcaaaatataaaaaattacgaaaaaattccatatgaaaactaagagcttttgtttccatcaaaaataaaatgtccggcttgtaactagtaacaaaatccttcaatgcattaactgtccgaGGATTGCCGAGTCCTCGGCAGTTCCATCATAGAACGATCATTGCTTTCGGCTATCCCGACTTTTGACGGGATTAGCTGCTTCACTATTGTctgtcaaattaacattcgcAGGGGTGTTGTTAGAGGTATCCTGTTGAGAGGAAGAAAAACCTGTAATAACGTTATGTTTGATATTTATTGGTATTTTTTTAGCATCATCATTTATTCAGACTGCACTCTCCTCATCAAGCTCAAAATCCCTGACCAATTTAGTCAACGTCTCGTTGTAATAACCAGAAGGAAGGTCTTCAATCAGAACCCAAAAATCAGAATCAATTAGAGGGATATGGAGAGAGTTTTCATTATCTTGTATCTCCTTCCAAACAAGTGGAAATCGATTGTACAACTAAGAGCCCCATtcactatattttcaaaatcaatattattaaaaaatcgaaACAGATATCTTTTTATCTCTAATTCCATAATAGATATCCCTCTAAAGGATGCTATAAATATGTCAAAAATGtttgcatattctgaaaattgattggattgtatatgAGAAACATCCCCgtcatacagaaatcataattGACGATCAGAATATGTTTAGActtcttaatagggacaacaacatctTGTTCTtttatcgatagtcaattgacacaGATCGTCTTCCATGAAAAGGGGAAAGAAGAAGTTAGAtttaagaaaaaggaaaaatcgaGAGTATCGAGACG
Proteins encoded in this region:
- the LOC110622064 gene encoding uncharacterized protein LOC110622064, with amino-acid sequence MAATTHRYLLLIFLAAVSSLLLVESGDTNHIYRPCSDTTVQRSDGFTFAIAFASRTAFFYKNNSSLQLSPCDSRLSLSSQNSQISVFRPKVDEISLLTINTSSSSPDNYGGYMVAFAGRKYAARSLPAFVANSTYTVTSFTLVLEFKKGRLQNLYWKRDGCTRCTGNNNFVCLNNQDCAIRTSNCKNHGGSVDCSLGIQLAFSGTDKHLAVLNSWYEVENLRQYSLFGLYSNLRNSLTSQYNKIF